A region of Ferruginibacter albus DNA encodes the following proteins:
- the glmM gene encoding phosphoglucosamine mutase — MALIKSISGIRGTIGGKSGDNLTPIDVVKFTAAFGSLLLQQDPNNKKIVIGRDGRISGAMVKQLVINTLTALGLDVLDLDYSTTPTVEMAVVFEKAAGGIILTASHNPKEWNALKLLNSKGEFINGEEGKKVLEIAEKEEFNFVSVDKLGAVQTDNTSLQKHIDAILAYDLTDVAAIKKANFKVVVDAVNSTGAIAVPAILKALGIKDIIVLNEEVTGKFAHNPEPLPEHLTQLSAEVVKQKADLGIAVDPDVDRLCFVCEDGSMFGEEYTLVAVADYVLSKRKGNTVSNMSSTRALKDVTVKHGGEYFASAVGEVNVVNKMKEVNAVIGGEGNGGIIVPDLHYGRDALIGIALFLSHLAQSKKTIKQLRNTYPDYFMSKNKIELNKGFDVNKIFGQIQTKYKNNPFSTVDGLKIDFENDWVHLRTSNTEPIIRIYAESSFETTADNIAKRIMQDIREAM, encoded by the coding sequence ATGGCACTCATAAAAAGCATCTCCGGTATACGTGGCACTATTGGTGGAAAGTCCGGCGATAATCTTACTCCTATAGATGTTGTAAAATTTACAGCAGCATTTGGTTCTTTATTGCTTCAGCAAGATCCCAATAATAAAAAAATAGTCATCGGTCGCGATGGACGCATAAGCGGTGCGATGGTAAAGCAATTAGTGATAAATACCCTAACTGCTTTGGGGTTAGATGTACTCGATTTAGATTACAGTACTACACCAACCGTTGAAATGGCAGTAGTATTTGAAAAAGCAGCAGGCGGCATCATATTAACAGCCAGCCATAACCCAAAAGAATGGAATGCACTAAAGCTATTAAATAGCAAAGGAGAATTTATTAATGGAGAAGAAGGGAAAAAAGTATTAGAGATAGCAGAAAAAGAAGAATTCAATTTTGTTTCAGTAGATAAATTAGGGGCTGTACAGACAGATAATACTTCTTTGCAAAAACATATAGATGCTATCCTGGCTTATGATCTGACAGATGTTGCAGCGATCAAAAAAGCAAATTTTAAAGTAGTAGTAGATGCAGTGAATAGTACCGGTGCTATTGCTGTTCCTGCTATATTAAAAGCATTAGGTATAAAAGATATTATTGTATTGAATGAAGAGGTAACCGGCAAGTTTGCACACAATCCTGAACCATTACCCGAACATCTTACCCAATTAAGTGCAGAAGTAGTGAAGCAAAAAGCGGACTTAGGTATTGCTGTAGATCCTGATGTGGACAGACTTTGCTTTGTTTGTGAGGATGGCAGCATGTTCGGCGAAGAATATACCTTGGTTGCTGTTGCTGATTATGTATTAAGCAAAAGAAAAGGCAATACCGTTTCCAATATGTCCTCTACAAGAGCATTGAAAGATGTTACCGTAAAACATGGTGGAGAATATTTTGCAAGCGCAGTTGGTGAAGTGAATGTAGTGAACAAAATGAAAGAAGTAAATGCCGTGATAGGTGGTGAGGGTAACGGTGGAATCATTGTTCCGGATCTGCATTATGGACGTGATGCTTTAATTGGTATTGCATTGTTCTTAAGTCATTTGGCACAAAGCAAAAAAACGATCAAACAGCTGCGTAATACGTATCCTGATTATTTTATGAGTAAGAATAAGATCGAGCTTAATAAAGGATTTGATGTAAATAAAATATTCGGGCAGATACAAACCAAATACAAGAACAATCCATTTAGTACAGTAGATGGATTAAAGATAGATTTTGAAAATGACTGGGTGCATCTCCGCACCAGTAATACAGAGCCCATCATTCGCATTTATGCAGAAAGCAGCTTTGAAACTACCGCCGATAATATTGCCAAGCGCATTATGCAGGATATCAGAGAAGCCATGTGA
- a CDS encoding lipocalin family protein, translating to MKKILFVSSLVLISGVFLVSCSKDNATSDPGALVGTWRPVSAHAVEVDSTISNNQNITDSTYSANAGTITFKSDGTYSLSDPNGDPPSTEVGTYTTANGKISTVPTSYTGDPGIPVEDASFSVSGNALTLVQTLSVPGFFSATATMHLVKVN from the coding sequence ATGAAAAAGATTTTATTCGTCTCCTCGCTGGTATTAATTTCCGGTGTTTTTCTCGTATCCTGTTCAAAAGATAATGCAACCAGCGATCCCGGTGCTCTGGTGGGAACCTGGCGGCCGGTGTCGGCACATGCAGTAGAAGTAGATTCTACAATCAGTAATAATCAGAATATTACCGATTCAACTTATTCGGCTAATGCAGGTACCATTACATTTAAATCAGATGGCACTTATAGCCTTTCTGATCCTAATGGAGATCCTCCATCAACAGAAGTAGGCACATATACTACTGCCAACGGCAAAATATCTACAGTTCCTACCAGCTATACAGGAGACCCCGGCATACCGGTTGAAGATGCTTCTTTCTCTGTATCGGGCAATGCCTTAACACTTGTACAAACACTTAGTGTCCCCGGTTTCTTTTCGGCAACCGCTACTATGCATTTGGTCAAAGTAAACTAA
- a CDS encoding HTTM domain-containing protein, whose product MYKSLLQIEDWAGRENRKSFYLAFLRVAISVWLLKELLIDWPDLTILYGSKSFLVRNDNIINGIPFFRAHYMILVYVFIVFIVLNILGIGRWMTALTLLILSDIFQQLNPVMVNGGDKMARLVILYMVFANSYDYFVLYKSKPVKDPGKKRFINIVSNAAAYSLMLQLCITYFCTGLGKLYNEVWRNGTALYYAMSLNRFAGTAWNAYLVQNTFFVKTGTYFTLLFELTFPFLIWVKKCRMPLIIAGVILHLAIYIFLMLYGFEVVFILLLGLFFSNEDVLRFVNRFYKL is encoded by the coding sequence ATGTATAAAAGCTTATTGCAAATAGAAGATTGGGCAGGAAGAGAAAATAGAAAATCTTTCTACTTAGCTTTTTTGCGTGTTGCTATAAGCGTATGGTTATTGAAAGAACTGTTAATTGATTGGCCGGATCTTACTATTCTTTATGGCTCTAAAAGTTTTTTAGTACGTAATGATAATATTATTAACGGAATACCTTTTTTCAGAGCGCATTATATGATATTGGTGTACGTTTTTATTGTATTTATTGTTTTAAACATCTTAGGCATAGGAAGATGGATGACTGCATTAACGCTTCTTATTTTATCGGATATTTTTCAGCAGTTGAATCCTGTAATGGTAAATGGTGGCGATAAAATGGCAAGGCTGGTAATATTGTATATGGTCTTTGCCAATTCCTACGATTATTTTGTATTGTATAAAAGCAAGCCGGTTAAAGACCCGGGTAAGAAAAGATTTATTAATATAGTTAGTAACGCTGCCGCCTACTCGCTGATGCTGCAGTTATGTATAACTTATTTCTGCACAGGATTGGGGAAGCTATATAATGAAGTTTGGCGAAACGGGACAGCTTTATATTACGCTATGTCTTTAAATAGATTTGCAGGAACTGCCTGGAATGCATATTTAGTTCAAAACACCTTCTTTGTAAAAACGGGCACTTATTTCACCTTGCTTTTTGAACTTACTTTTCCTTTTTTAATCTGGGTAAAAAAATGCAGAATGCCGCTTATCATAGCAGGAGTGATCTTGCACCTGGCTATTTATATTTTTTTAATGCTCTACGGGTTTGAAGTGGTTTTTATTTTACTGCTCGGGCTATTTTTTTCCAATGAAGATGTACTGCGTTTTGTAAATAGATTTTATAAACTATAA
- a CDS encoding uracil-DNA glycosylase family protein yields the protein MCEKHIEVNPIISASKKSKIIIIGQAPGRLVHKTGIPWNDKSGDNLRKWLGVDKDSFYNADLFALIPMGFCYPGKGRSGDLPPRPECAPLWHNKLFSFIKDAQLVLLVGQYAQNYYLKDRAKPTLTETVRNFKTYLPYYLPLPHPSPRNNIWQAKNKWFEKELLPTLQKEVKAIVSKTAI from the coding sequence GTGTGCGAAAAACATATCGAGGTAAACCCTATAATATCGGCAAGCAAGAAAAGCAAGATCATTATCATTGGACAAGCTCCCGGACGCCTGGTTCATAAAACCGGTATTCCGTGGAATGACAAAAGCGGCGACAATTTAAGAAAGTGGTTAGGCGTTGATAAAGACAGCTTCTATAACGCCGATCTTTTTGCATTGATACCAATGGGCTTTTGCTATCCGGGTAAAGGAAGATCCGGCGATCTTCCACCCCGTCCTGAATGTGCTCCGCTATGGCACAATAAATTATTTTCTTTTATAAAAGATGCTCAGCTTGTATTGCTTGTAGGACAATATGCCCAGAATTATTATTTAAAAGATAGAGCGAAACCCACACTGACAGAAACGGTTAGAAATTTTAAAACTTATTTACCCTATTACCTGCCACTTCCTCACCCCTCTCCCAGGAACAATATCTGGCAGGCAAAAAACAAATGGTTTGAAAAAGAATTATTGCCAACACTTCAAAAAGAAGTAAAAGCTATTGTATCAAAGACAGCTATTTAA
- a CDS encoding alpha/beta hydrolase yields the protein MRFLNLRYKLLVILFFWGVRSIAQKDTCEFILVDTSVSAKANTYYLASNINGWNPADTSFRFKKDEAGSNYLIASFDKDTHLEFKFTKGGWNTVECNAKGEDVSNHSLRADKAKFTVYYIGAWKDQFPVKGKQHTASLNVHIFDTAFFIPQLNRTRRIWIYLPADYGTSNKHYPVLYMHDGQNLFDAYTSGYGEWGIDETLDSLINKGIAPCIVVGIDCGPQRLNEYNPYSNERFGKGEGDQYIDFLIATLKPYIDQHYHTLSSKQNTIIAGSSMGGLISYYAILKHPDVFGKAGVFSPSFWIAPEIQTATESLKNNLTGKIFFYAGGKEGSEPMEMINDMRSIETKLSGTKVKTTERIDPNAQHNEKAWRQWFPEFYKWIMSN from the coding sequence ATGCGCTTCTTAAATTTACGATATAAACTGTTGGTTATTCTCTTTTTTTGGGGAGTAAGATCAATTGCACAAAAAGATACCTGCGAGTTTATTTTAGTAGATACTTCTGTATCTGCGAAAGCAAATACTTATTATTTAGCTTCTAACATAAACGGTTGGAATCCTGCGGATACATCCTTTCGATTTAAAAAAGATGAAGCTGGATCCAATTATTTAATAGCAAGTTTTGACAAGGACACTCATCTTGAATTTAAATTCACCAAAGGTGGTTGGAATACCGTTGAGTGTAATGCAAAAGGCGAAGATGTATCCAATCATTCTTTAAGAGCAGATAAAGCAAAGTTTACAGTGTATTATATTGGCGCATGGAAAGATCAATTTCCTGTAAAAGGAAAACAACACACTGCATCATTGAATGTTCACATCTTTGATACTGCTTTTTTTATTCCGCAATTGAACAGAACAAGAAGAATATGGATCTATTTGCCGGCAGATTATGGAACGAGTAATAAGCATTATCCGGTCTTATATATGCATGACGGACAAAACCTGTTTGATGCGTATACATCCGGTTATGGAGAATGGGGTATTGATGAAACGTTGGATTCATTAATTAACAAGGGTATTGCACCTTGTATTGTTGTAGGTATTGATTGCGGACCTCAACGATTGAATGAATACAATCCTTACAGCAATGAACGCTTTGGCAAAGGGGAAGGCGATCAATACATTGATTTTTTAATAGCAACTTTAAAACCTTATATCGATCAGCATTATCATACACTTTCCTCCAAACAAAATACCATCATTGCAGGTAGTTCAATGGGCGGTTTAATTTCTTACTATGCTATATTGAAACATCCCGATGTATTTGGTAAAGCCGGCGTATTTTCCCCTTCATTCTGGATCGCACCTGAGATACAAACAGCTACTGAGTCATTAAAAAATAATCTTACAGGAAAAATATTCTTTTATGCCGGAGGTAAGGAAGGTAGCGAACCAATGGAGATGATCAATGATATGCGATCAATTGAAACCAAGCTTTCGGGAACAAAAGTAAAAACTACCGAGAGGATCGATCCCAATGCGCAGCATAATGAAAAAGCCTGGAGACAATGGTTTCCGGAGTTCTACAAGTGGATTATGAGTAATTAA
- a CDS encoding cysteine desulfurase family protein, with amino-acid sequence MQRIYFDNAATTSLDPQVLEAMMPYLTEKFGNPSSIYSYGRETRMAVENARKSVAKILNTHPSEIFFTSCGTESTNTVLNAAVKDLECTHIITSAIEHHATLHTVQHLNKKEDVKVSYVKLLSNGQVDFTHLEELLSSSQEKTLVTLMHANNEIGNLLSIKRVGELCEKYNAYFHSDMVQTIGHLLVNLKNIHVHFVSASAHKFHGPKGAGLLYINGDVKIDPYIHGGGQERNMRAGTENIYGIVGLAKALELSIENHEKDSAYISALKKYMHDELQDKIPGVSFNGDVLEKTLYTVLSVNFPSTAKSEMLLYNLDINNVCVSGGSACSSGTNIGSHVMAAISNDPNLVTVRFSFSKHNTKEEVDTVIEKVKQLLN; translated from the coding sequence ATGCAGAGAATCTATTTTGATAATGCAGCTACCACTTCGCTCGACCCGCAGGTACTGGAAGCAATGATGCCTTATCTGACCGAAAAGTTTGGAAACCCTTCTTCTATTTATTCTTACGGACGAGAAACGAGAATGGCGGTAGAAAATGCCCGTAAATCGGTTGCAAAAATCTTAAATACACATCCCTCTGAGATATTCTTTACAAGTTGCGGTACAGAAAGCACTAACACCGTATTGAATGCTGCTGTAAAAGACCTGGAATGCACTCATATTATTACTTCTGCTATTGAACATCATGCAACATTGCATACTGTTCAGCATCTCAATAAAAAAGAAGATGTAAAAGTGAGTTATGTAAAGCTGTTATCAAACGGACAGGTAGATTTTACTCATTTGGAAGAATTGCTTTCATCCTCCCAGGAAAAAACATTGGTAACGTTAATGCATGCCAATAACGAAATTGGAAATTTGCTAAGCATTAAAAGAGTAGGAGAGTTATGCGAAAAATACAACGCATATTTTCATAGCGATATGGTGCAAACCATCGGGCATCTATTGGTGAACCTGAAAAATATTCATGTTCATTTTGTGAGCGCTTCTGCACACAAATTTCATGGCCCGAAAGGAGCAGGATTGTTGTACATTAATGGCGACGTAAAGATCGATCCGTATATACATGGTGGCGGGCAGGAAAGAAATATGCGTGCGGGTACAGAAAATATTTATGGAATAGTTGGACTGGCAAAAGCGTTAGAGTTAAGCATAGAAAATCATGAAAAAGATAGTGCATACATTTCTGCATTAAAAAAATATATGCATGATGAATTGCAAGATAAAATACCGGGCGTAAGCTTTAACGGAGATGTGTTGGAGAAAACCTTATACACTGTTTTGAGCGTAAATTTTCCTTCTACTGCAAAATCGGAAATGCTGTTATATAATCTTGATATTAACAATGTCTGTGTAAGTGGAGGCAGCGCCTGCAGCTCTGGCACTAATATCGGTTCACATGTAATGGCGGCTATCAGCAATGATCCAAACCTGGTTACGGTGCGTTTCAGCTTTAGTAAGCACAATACAAAAGAAGAAGTGGATACAGTGATCGAAAAAGTGAAACAGTTGTTGAATTGA
- a CDS encoding DKNYY domain-containing protein, with protein sequence MAKGIMVKKLLIGSLTIFSLSFGVTSCQTGYESKDGKVYHKWINGGSWTMEKILMKNADAASFQTIDHNLNIDLGKDKNYVFIGSAVLEHADPNTFAQVKEYYWKDKDHVYLLQFGGPDYIVKYADPKTFTVIKDYLWAKDGNNVYYQFDKLPGVDPNYFNAIDENWGKDDRYYYWNNLRVDSLIYNSAEIISSYYIKDKSNVFFENKVIKDADPSTFKADGVGWFGHDNKYMFDHEENKGAITEKYRKTYIEGK encoded by the coding sequence ATGGCAAAAGGCATAATGGTAAAAAAATTGTTGATTGGCTCGCTTACAATTTTTTCTTTGTCATTTGGTGTAACAAGCTGTCAAACCGGCTATGAAAGCAAAGATGGAAAAGTTTATCACAAGTGGATAAATGGTGGTAGCTGGACCATGGAAAAAATTTTAATGAAAAATGCAGATGCAGCTTCATTCCAAACCATTGACCATAACCTTAATATTGACCTGGGAAAAGATAAAAACTATGTATTTATAGGGTCGGCTGTTTTAGAACATGCAGATCCCAATACTTTTGCACAGGTAAAAGAATATTATTGGAAAGATAAAGATCATGTTTACTTATTACAATTCGGCGGGCCGGATTACATTGTAAAATATGCAGACCCAAAAACGTTTACAGTAATAAAAGATTATCTCTGGGCTAAGGACGGAAACAATGTATATTATCAATTCGATAAGCTGCCCGGTGTAGATCCAAACTACTTTAATGCAATTGATGAAAATTGGGGTAAAGACGATCGTTATTATTATTGGAACAATTTGCGGGTTGACTCGCTTATTTATAATTCAGCTGAAATTATAAGCTCTTATTACATAAAAGACAAGAGCAATGTTTTCTTTGAAAATAAAGTAATCAAAGATGCTGATCCTTCTACGTTTAAGGCTGATGGAGTGGGTTGGTTTGGGCATGATAACAAGTACATGTTCGACCACGAAGAAAATAAAGGTGCGATAACAGAAAAATACAGAAAGACATATATTGAAGGTAAATAA
- a CDS encoding SGNH/GDSL hydrolase family protein, whose translation MKTIILFEFLLVLLQGTSSCSKPSIYQMPVIPIDTTITTPPIDTTVTIPVDTIPNNPPDTSTKTYLALGDSYTIGQSIPAAQNYPNQTVTILNNNVYHFAPPEIIAVTGWTTANLLNAISNKPATTPYDIVTLLIGVNNQYQGRTKAEYETEFTTLLQRSIAYAGDKPSHVVVLSIPDYAVSPFGQGSGITTYISAQIDSFNLINKHVSDAYHVNYLDITGISRQALNNPSLFASDGLHFSGKEYAIWSISLAGIIEKVLK comes from the coding sequence ATGAAAACAATTATATTGTTTGAATTTTTACTGGTTCTATTGCAGGGTACAAGTTCCTGCTCAAAACCTTCTATTTATCAAATGCCGGTTATTCCTATAGACACTACTATTACAACTCCTCCTATTGACACTACCGTTACTATTCCTGTTGATACTATCCCCAATAATCCTCCTGATACTTCTACAAAAACTTATTTAGCCTTAGGCGATTCCTATACCATTGGTCAGTCTATTCCTGCTGCTCAAAACTATCCTAATCAAACCGTAACGATCTTAAATAACAACGTTTACCATTTTGCTCCTCCTGAAATCATTGCTGTTACCGGTTGGACAACAGCGAATCTCTTAAATGCGATCAGCAACAAACCTGCAACAACTCCTTATGATATTGTAACATTATTGATCGGTGTTAACAATCAATACCAGGGAAGAACAAAAGCAGAATACGAAACAGAGTTTACGACATTATTACAAAGATCTATTGCATATGCAGGTGATAAACCCTCGCATGTTGTTGTATTATCAATTCCTGATTATGCAGTTTCTCCATTTGGGCAAGGCTCCGGAATTACTACTTATATATCTGCACAAATTGATTCTTTCAATTTGATCAATAAGCATGTGTCTGATGCGTATCACGTGAACTATCTTGATATAACAGGCATTAGTCGCCAGGCACTTAACAACCCAAGCTTATTTGCAAGTGATGGATTGCATTTTTCGGGAAAAGAATATGCAATATGGTCTATAAGTTTAGCCGGGATTATTGAAAAGGTATTGAAGTAA
- a CDS encoding glycoside hydrolase family 88/105 protein, with protein MKKLFPFLVLIVLISQAPAQTTWSVRFSNAILNRYKPTINALTNKGWEYSNSIVLRGIEKTYQATGDTNYLNYIKAYIDTYVDNTGKISAINLSPTLDKIHPALLCLFLYEKTGLTKYKTAATQIRNYLLTSGNFKTTPDGGYWHKNDNTHAYDNVMMLDGIYMAHTFLAKYGAMFTDNVAIDTAVDQALLIASHVYDNTKKLPYHAWDYSKSKSWANPATGISSEVWSRGLGWYVAALVDILEYLPASHPKYDQLKNLLNDLAAGIKDNQDSATGLWYQVINKQDSAGNYLETSGSGLIIYALKTAVSNGFIDTSYLSVAEKGWAGLQNEVGTYTDGLPQIRSFAPAMSVQDNYLEYTSAPYLPVNCPTATGTQHPHGYCGFLLAASSMEYPVNVYTFVGNGYWSDSTNWNNKIKPPAILPPGNEVIINPANGGVCTLNTSQVVYRSSSVIVNNGKTFSVNSNLVLLK; from the coding sequence TTGAAAAAATTATTTCCCTTCCTGGTATTGATCGTATTGATTTCACAAGCCCCTGCACAAACAACCTGGTCTGTACGCTTTTCCAATGCTATTCTTAACCGGTACAAACCAACCATTAATGCGCTAACCAATAAAGGTTGGGAATATTCCAATTCCATTGTATTGCGTGGAATAGAAAAGACCTACCAAGCTACCGGTGATACTAATTATCTGAATTACATCAAAGCATACATAGATACTTATGTAGATAATACAGGAAAGATAAGTGCTATCAATCTTTCTCCTACTTTAGATAAGATACATCCGGCATTGCTGTGCTTGTTTTTGTATGAAAAAACAGGGCTGACGAAATACAAAACTGCCGCCACGCAAATACGAAATTATCTTTTAACCAGCGGCAATTTTAAAACAACACCTGATGGCGGCTATTGGCATAAAAACGACAATACACATGCATATGATAATGTAATGATGCTGGATGGCATTTACATGGCGCACACCTTTTTGGCTAAGTACGGAGCTATGTTTACTGATAATGTAGCTATCGACACTGCTGTTGACCAGGCTTTATTAATAGCATCTCACGTTTACGATAACACGAAAAAACTACCTTATCATGCATGGGATTACAGCAAAAGTAAATCATGGGCAAATCCTGCTACAGGTATATCAAGTGAAGTATGGTCAAGGGGATTGGGATGGTATGTTGCTGCATTAGTAGATATCTTAGAATATTTGCCGGCATCACATCCAAAATATGATCAGTTAAAAAATTTGCTAAATGATCTTGCTGCAGGAATAAAAGATAACCAGGATAGCGCCACAGGATTATGGTACCAGGTGATAAACAAACAGGATTCTGCCGGTAATTATTTGGAAACATCCGGCAGCGGATTAATAATATATGCTCTAAAAACTGCAGTGAGCAATGGCTTTATTGATACAAGCTATCTGTCGGTTGCGGAAAAAGGCTGGGCAGGATTGCAAAATGAAGTAGGAACTTATACGGATGGTCTACCGCAAATAAGATCATTTGCACCTGCTATGAGTGTGCAGGATAATTACCTGGAATATACAAGTGCGCCTTATTTACCGGTTAATTGTCCGACCGCAACAGGCACACAACATCCACATGGTTATTGTGGTTTTTTATTAGCTGCATCTTCGATGGAATATCCTGTAAATGTTTACACGTTTGTCGGCAATGGCTATTGGTCAGACAGTACTAACTGGAATAATAAGATCAAGCCACCGGCTATTCTTCCTCCAGGCAATGAAGTTATTATCAATCCTGCTAACGGCGGCGTGTGTACGTTAAATACATCGCAGGTTGTTTACAGAAGCTCATCTGTGATCGTCAATAATGGAAAGACCTTTTCTGTAAATAGCAATCTTGTCTTATTGAAATAA
- a CDS encoding DUF4242 domain-containing protein gives MKTLFNFRNLLLAALLITGYTSLAQTTSTTKKEETMKTYLIERDIPSAGNFTAADLKAISQKSCSVLKDMGSDNIQWVQSYVTDDKIFCVYKAKNEDLIREHGAKGGFPVTKITEISSVISPATAQQ, from the coding sequence ATGAAAACACTATTTAATTTTCGCAATTTGTTGCTGGCGGCTTTATTAATAACAGGATATACATCGCTTGCACAAACAACATCAACTACTAAAAAAGAAGAAACAATGAAAACGTATTTAATTGAAAGAGACATTCCAAGTGCCGGTAATTTTACCGCAGCTGATCTAAAAGCTATTTCACAAAAATCCTGTAGCGTATTAAAGGATATGGGTTCCGATAATATTCAGTGGGTACAAAGCTATGTTACAGACGATAAAATATTCTGCGTTTATAAAGCAAAGAATGAAGATCTTATCAGGGAACATGGTGCTAAAGGCGGTTTCCCCGTAACAAAGATCACAGAAATATCATCCGTTATTAGTCCTGCTACAGCGCAGCAATAA
- a CDS encoding nickel-binding protein: MPLYMDQHILPGVKAKDVAEAHQMDMLIQHDHSCNCITYWIDEKRGNVFCLIEAPSKEAVQALHGQSHGLVPNKVIEVNSSIVESFLGRITDPEDVVMQDGLKVFNNTSFRILMVVRISDVALLQQQLGRSKTNELIVQYNTALRKILTEHGGREIENDKNDFVISFTATNKAIACALEINDALSVINDLGWKIAVSAGDPVANNEQLFGDTIQLAERMLSIIKDAPILISSNVKDLLAKEYIDNAAIHVLSPADEELLNALFNTLEENWQENDFSIEDYCASIAMSKSQLYRKTLALSGLSPNLFLKEFRLQKAKELLKKQRNNISEITFNTGFTSPSYFTKCFKKKFGITPLAYLEEIL; this comes from the coding sequence ATGCCATTGTACATGGATCAGCATATTCTGCCGGGCGTAAAAGCCAAAGATGTTGCGGAGGCGCACCAGATGGATATGCTTATTCAGCATGATCATTCCTGTAATTGCATAACCTATTGGATAGATGAAAAAAGGGGCAATGTTTTTTGTTTGATAGAAGCACCGTCAAAAGAAGCAGTACAAGCTTTACATGGGCAATCGCATGGATTGGTACCTAACAAAGTAATTGAAGTAAATAGTTCTATCGTTGAATCTTTTTTAGGTCGCATCACTGATCCGGAAGATGTTGTAATGCAAGATGGACTAAAAGTATTCAACAATACCTCATTTAGAATTTTAATGGTTGTAAGGATCAGTGATGTAGCATTGCTGCAACAACAATTAGGCAGATCTAAAACCAATGAATTGATAGTACAATATAATACTGCCCTGAGAAAAATACTAACAGAGCATGGTGGACGTGAAATAGAAAATGATAAAAATGATTTTGTTATTTCTTTTACTGCCACTAATAAAGCTATCGCTTGTGCATTGGAGATCAACGACGCATTGTCTGTTATAAATGACCTTGGATGGAAGATCGCAGTAAGTGCAGGAGATCCTGTTGCCAACAACGAGCAATTATTTGGAGACACCATACAACTGGCAGAACGAATGTTGAGCATAATAAAAGATGCGCCCATACTTATTTCATCCAATGTAAAAGACTTGCTTGCTAAAGAATATATTGATAATGCTGCCATTCATGTATTATCACCGGCTGATGAAGAGTTATTGAATGCATTGTTCAATACGCTGGAAGAGAACTGGCAGGAAAATGATTTTTCCATTGAAGATTATTGCGCTTCAATAGCGATGAGTAAATCGCAATTATATCGTAAAACACTTGCCTTATCGGGATTATCTCCCAATTTGTTCTTAAAGGAATTTCGCCTTCAAAAAGCAAAAGAGTTGTTGAAAAAACAACGCAATAATATCTCTGAAATAACCTTCAATACAGGGTTTACAAGCCCTTCTTATTTTACCAAATGTTTTAAAAAGAAGTTTGGTATTACTCCATTGGCTTACCTGGAAGAGATTTTATAA